One genomic window of Paenibacillus xylanilyticus includes the following:
- a CDS encoding sugar phosphate isomerase/epimerase family protein: MKVGLSTYSLQQALDRKELTVPDAIRFIAEQGGEHVEIVPMGFSLIDNPELIDEIKHTAEEVGIDISNYAIGANFVVQEDAAALEQEIQNVMRHVDVAAALGVKLMRHDVAFRPAEEGTVAQFERDLPVLVQACQRIADYAAGFGITTSVENHGYYVQSSERIQRLLHETARENFKTTLDVGNFLCVDEDPVSAVKNNIPYASIVHAKDFYWRSSYRNPGEGWFQTSHGNYLRGAIVGHGDIDMPEVFRVLKQSGYDGYISVEFEGMENCQTASRIAMDNVRRLWEEA, encoded by the coding sequence ATGAAAGTTGGACTTAGTACCTACAGTCTGCAGCAGGCGCTTGATCGCAAGGAATTGACCGTGCCGGATGCTATCCGATTTATTGCCGAGCAGGGCGGCGAGCATGTGGAGATTGTACCGATGGGATTCAGTCTGATCGACAATCCAGAGTTGATTGATGAAATTAAACATACGGCAGAAGAAGTCGGAATCGACATTTCCAATTATGCGATTGGCGCAAACTTCGTTGTACAGGAGGACGCGGCTGCGCTGGAGCAAGAGATACAGAATGTGATGCGGCATGTGGATGTGGCGGCTGCGCTGGGTGTTAAGCTCATGCGTCATGATGTAGCTTTTCGTCCGGCGGAAGAAGGGACTGTAGCGCAGTTTGAAAGGGACCTGCCGGTACTGGTGCAGGCCTGTCAGAGAATTGCAGATTATGCGGCAGGCTTCGGAATTACAACGAGTGTGGAGAATCACGGGTACTATGTGCAATCCAGCGAGCGGATTCAGCGTTTGCTGCATGAAACGGCACGGGAAAATTTCAAAACCACGCTGGATGTCGGTAATTTTCTTTGTGTAGATGAAGATCCGGTGAGTGCTGTGAAAAATAACATTCCATACGCGTCGATTGTGCACGCCAAGGACTTCTACTGGAGATCTTCGTACCGCAATCCCGGTGAAGGCTGGTTCCAAACCTCGCACGGCAATTATCTGCGCGGTGCCATTGTAGGCCATGGTGATATCGACATGCCTGAGGTGTTCCGTGTACTGAAGCAATCAGGATATGACGGATATATTTCGGTTGAGTTTGAGGGTATGGAAAATTGCCAAACTGCCTCACGCATTGCGATGGATAACGTTCGCCGCCTATGGGAAGAGGCATAG
- a CDS encoding helix-turn-helix domain-containing protein — MDTDVIFPNMTSTLQVTGCHFGRKPPGWVYPKHHHHLYEVLYCQSGEGRMLIGADEILLGPGDWFFIRAGARHQMENAHTSESTGDMEPIHHSRFDFFNIHFDIDDSELRRTLSQQEYRLIPHSKAAATELPAYVAKIEREMQHSLSSTSLSAANGSETRITLTSVQKMALQAYILLIIQEIILLQSEEADSIPDAIPEVTMHKADTAHRIEEQLLNMISSEGSISQMAEELNLSRSQCTKIFKEIYGISPRQYVTEKKLNHAKQLLVSTNKTIEDIADELGYHSVSHFSRQFRRGTGLSPNQFRPRPMT; from the coding sequence ATGGATACGGATGTGATCTTTCCCAATATGACGAGCACACTGCAGGTTACGGGTTGTCATTTTGGCAGAAAACCACCCGGCTGGGTCTATCCAAAACACCATCATCATTTATATGAAGTTCTGTATTGCCAATCTGGAGAAGGCAGAATGCTGATCGGTGCGGATGAAATTCTGCTTGGTCCAGGAGACTGGTTCTTCATCCGTGCAGGTGCCAGACACCAGATGGAGAACGCCCATACCAGCGAGTCCACAGGCGACATGGAGCCGATCCATCATTCACGCTTTGACTTTTTTAATATTCACTTCGACATAGATGATTCCGAGCTGCGAAGAACGCTGAGCCAGCAGGAATATCGCCTGATTCCCCACAGCAAGGCAGCTGCCACTGAACTGCCTGCCTATGTAGCCAAGATTGAACGGGAGATGCAGCACAGTCTGTCCTCGACTTCCCTGTCAGCTGCAAATGGCTCAGAAACCAGAATCACCCTGACCTCTGTTCAGAAAATGGCGCTGCAAGCCTACATCCTCCTGATCATTCAGGAGATCATCCTGCTGCAATCCGAAGAAGCTGATTCTATCCCGGACGCCATACCGGAGGTCACCATGCATAAGGCTGATACTGCACATCGCATCGAAGAGCAGCTGCTGAACATGATCTCGAGTGAAGGTTCCATCTCACAGATGGCCGAGGAGCTGAATCTCAGCCGCAGCCAGTGCACCAAAATATTCAAAGAAATATACGGTATCTCCCCTCGGCAATATGTCACGGAGAAGAAGCTTAACCATGCAAAACAACTGCTCGTCAGTACCAACAAGACCATTGAGGATATCGCAGATGAACTTGGCTATCACTCCGTGAGCCACTTCTCCAGGCAATTCAGACGGGGTACCGGACTCTCACCGAACCAGTTCCGTCCACGCCCTATGACATAA
- a CDS encoding alpha-L-fucosidase, which translates to MSHGLQAADWVKAAAQVSPSKRQLEWQEMEFYAFIHFTVNTFTDCEWGTGEESPAIFNPSELSAEQWVETCKAAGMKGLILTCKHHDGFCLWPSQFTEHTVAASPWRSGTGDLVKEVADACREGGLKFGIYLSPWDRHEASYGDSERYNEFFLHQLRELLTNYGDIFCVWFDGACGEGPNGKRQVYDWDAYYALIRELQPEAVISVCGPDVRWCGNEAGHTRDSEWSVVPAHMQDNEKIQEQSQQVDDGEFARRVNTQDSDLGSREVIRDLGDQLIWYPAEVNTSIRPGWFYHASEDTQVKTLEELLTVYYGAVGGNASFLLNLPPDTRGLIHERDVERLQELGDVLRTTFQENLAWHAQAEASETLDEQHEVLQVLSEHRDTFWCPREGTEQAWIEVDLLTETTFDRVVLMEQIQIGQRIERFKLEVSRPDGTWDEIYTGTIVGYKRICCFPRVTSRRVRLTIHQSRWYPTLSRLGVYLSERGEV; encoded by the coding sequence ATGAGTCATGGCCTGCAAGCAGCCGATTGGGTCAAAGCTGCAGCACAAGTCAGTCCTTCCAAGCGCCAGCTGGAATGGCAGGAGATGGAGTTCTACGCCTTTATTCATTTTACGGTAAATACATTCACGGATTGCGAATGGGGGACTGGCGAAGAAAGCCCAGCAATCTTCAATCCTTCGGAACTCAGTGCAGAGCAATGGGTAGAGACGTGTAAGGCAGCAGGTATGAAGGGATTGATCCTGACATGCAAGCATCATGACGGGTTTTGTCTGTGGCCAAGTCAGTTTACCGAGCATACAGTCGCAGCCAGTCCGTGGAGAAGCGGCACAGGTGATCTTGTAAAAGAAGTGGCCGATGCCTGCCGTGAGGGCGGGTTGAAATTTGGCATTTATTTGTCCCCCTGGGATCGTCATGAGGCATCATACGGGGATTCAGAGAGGTATAACGAGTTTTTCCTCCATCAGCTGCGCGAGCTGCTCACCAATTATGGCGATATCTTCTGTGTGTGGTTTGACGGAGCATGCGGCGAAGGTCCGAATGGCAAAAGGCAGGTCTACGACTGGGACGCTTACTATGCGCTTATCAGGGAACTCCAGCCGGAAGCTGTGATCTCGGTATGCGGCCCGGATGTCCGCTGGTGCGGCAACGAGGCTGGTCATACACGTGATTCGGAATGGAGTGTTGTGCCGGCGCATATGCAGGATAATGAGAAGATTCAGGAGCAGTCCCAGCAGGTGGATGATGGGGAGTTTGCTAGAAGGGTCAATACGCAGGACAGTGATTTGGGAAGCAGAGAGGTTATCCGTGATCTAGGTGACCAACTGATCTGGTACCCTGCCGAGGTGAATACATCCATTCGTCCAGGGTGGTTCTATCATGCAAGCGAGGATACTCAGGTCAAAACGCTAGAAGAGCTGCTCACCGTTTACTACGGCGCAGTAGGGGGCAATGCCAGTTTTCTGCTCAACCTGCCGCCGGATACGCGTGGCCTTATTCACGAACGGGATGTGGAACGGCTGCAAGAGCTCGGAGATGTTCTGCGTACCACGTTTCAGGAAAACCTGGCATGGCATGCACAGGCTGAAGCATCGGAGACGTTGGATGAACAACATGAAGTCTTGCAAGTGCTGAGTGAACACCGGGATACGTTTTGGTGTCCGCGCGAAGGAACGGAGCAGGCGTGGATTGAGGTGGATTTGCTGACGGAGACAACGTTTGACCGGGTTGTGCTGATGGAACAGATCCAGATAGGTCAACGGATTGAGCGTTTTAAACTGGAGGTTAGCAGGCCAGACGGTACCTGGGATGAGATATATACCGGAACGATTGTAGGGTACAAACGAATTTGCTGCTTTCCGAGAGTCACATCGAGAAGGGTTCGACTAACCATTCATCAATCCAGGTGGTACCCTACGTTGTCCAGGCTGGGTGTTTATCTGAGCGAGCGGGGAGAGGTGTAG
- a CDS encoding glycoside hydrolase family 3 C-terminal domain-containing protein: protein MSTHQIGVPLEGFAEFSRTVAAEGAVLLRNEGLVLPLRDNENVSVFGRIQVNYYRSGTGSGGSVHVAYTTNLLDGLRSKKNITVNEELAAVYEKWIEENPFDDGGKVWAAEPWNQKEMPLTDELVAQARSKSGKAIVVIGRTAGEDQDNADAPGSYQLTEDEKAMLKQVTAHFEHTIVVLNVSNIIDMSWLNETYVHPIQGVIYSWHGGMEGGNAIADVLAGDVTPSGKLTDTIAYSIEDYPSTINYGNEFKNLYQEDIYVGYRYFETFRPEKVQFEFGYGLSYTTFAIQPQDARTISREGQTFIEVRVNVTNSGTTYAGKEVVQVYYEAPQGKLGQPVKALAAFGKTGLLQPGESELLTVSFPVHTMASYDDAGVTGYASAYVLEEGTYRLHVGTSVKQADHIEIDGQDGYIVETIQLVEQLHEAMAPTEDFTRMKPGARKADGSYELIYVDVPKRQISMADRIEQNLPQTLEQTGNQGYKLSDVKNGKVSLEAFVAQLSDQDLAAIVRGEGMSSPLVTSGTASAFGGVSDSLFNYGIPVACTADGPSGIRMDSGEKATQVSIGTLLAATWNTDLVEELYVMEGQELLRNQVDTLLGPGLNIRRSPLNGRNFEYFSEDPLISGVFAAACTKGIMKGGSNATLKHFACNNQEKHRSKVDAVVSERALREIYLKGFEIAVKQGGANSIMTSYNPINGHWAASNYDLNTTILRGEWNFDGIVMTDWWAIMNDVVEGGEADRKYTNWMIRAQNDLYMVVPNYGAEINGWDDNTIESLANGTLTRGELQRSAINICKFIMNAPVSSRKHEIVENVASFQANASLAADRAQALAENAQVKPAVSEPVYMKVDEAGQYRIIVQIMSPEPELAQSACNVLLNDQLMTTIQTNGTEGKWIRQKLVKVELEAGLYELKLDFTKPGLQIDWIEFKQV from the coding sequence TTGAGTACACATCAAATCGGGGTTCCATTGGAAGGGTTTGCAGAATTTAGTCGCACGGTTGCCGCAGAAGGCGCGGTACTATTGAGAAACGAAGGTCTGGTACTTCCTCTTCGTGACAACGAAAACGTTTCAGTTTTTGGCCGGATTCAAGTTAACTACTATCGCAGCGGCACAGGTTCAGGCGGAAGCGTGCATGTAGCATATACAACGAACCTGCTGGATGGGCTTCGCAGCAAGAAGAATATCACTGTTAATGAAGAGCTGGCAGCCGTTTACGAAAAGTGGATTGAGGAAAATCCATTTGATGATGGCGGTAAAGTATGGGCCGCTGAGCCTTGGAACCAGAAGGAAATGCCTCTGACCGATGAATTGGTTGCACAGGCAAGAAGCAAGTCCGGCAAAGCCATCGTGGTCATTGGACGTACTGCTGGGGAAGATCAGGATAATGCCGATGCACCAGGCAGCTACCAGCTGACTGAAGATGAGAAAGCGATGCTGAAGCAGGTTACAGCGCATTTTGAACATACCATTGTGGTACTGAATGTCTCCAACATTATCGATATGAGCTGGTTGAACGAAACGTATGTACACCCGATTCAGGGCGTTATCTACTCCTGGCATGGTGGTATGGAGGGTGGTAACGCAATTGCCGATGTACTGGCGGGTGACGTTACACCGAGCGGTAAACTGACGGATACGATTGCCTATTCCATCGAAGATTACCCTTCAACAATTAACTATGGCAACGAGTTCAAGAACCTGTATCAGGAAGATATTTATGTAGGTTATCGTTATTTCGAAACGTTTCGACCTGAAAAGGTGCAATTTGAATTCGGTTACGGCCTGTCTTATACGACGTTTGCCATTCAGCCGCAAGATGCTCGCACGATTTCCAGAGAAGGCCAAACCTTCATTGAAGTTCGTGTAAACGTGACCAACTCGGGCACAACATATGCGGGCAAAGAAGTTGTACAGGTGTACTATGAAGCACCACAGGGCAAGTTGGGACAACCTGTGAAAGCTCTGGCTGCCTTCGGCAAAACAGGACTGCTCCAGCCTGGAGAATCAGAATTGCTGACGGTAAGCTTCCCGGTACATACCATGGCATCCTATGATGATGCAGGCGTCACAGGATATGCATCTGCTTACGTTCTCGAAGAAGGCACGTATCGATTGCATGTCGGTACCAGTGTAAAACAAGCTGACCACATCGAAATTGACGGTCAGGATGGGTACATCGTAGAAACGATTCAATTGGTAGAGCAGCTGCATGAGGCGATGGCTCCAACCGAAGATTTCACTCGGATGAAGCCTGGTGCTCGCAAGGCGGATGGGTCGTACGAGCTCATTTATGTAGACGTGCCGAAGCGTCAGATTTCGATGGCAGACCGGATTGAGCAAAACCTGCCTCAAACGCTGGAGCAAACAGGTAACCAAGGTTACAAATTGAGCGATGTCAAAAACGGAAAAGTCAGTCTGGAAGCCTTCGTTGCCCAATTGAGCGATCAGGATCTGGCTGCGATCGTACGAGGCGAAGGTATGAGCAGTCCGCTTGTTACCTCCGGTACAGCGTCCGCATTCGGTGGTGTCAGCGACAGCCTGTTTAACTACGGCATTCCTGTAGCCTGTACAGCGGATGGCCCGTCCGGCATTCGTATGGATAGTGGGGAGAAAGCGACACAAGTCTCGATCGGTACGCTGCTGGCAGCAACATGGAATACCGATCTGGTTGAAGAGCTGTACGTCATGGAAGGCCAGGAGCTGCTGAGAAATCAGGTCGATACCCTGCTCGGACCTGGACTCAATATTCGCCGCAGCCCGCTCAACGGTCGTAACTTCGAGTACTTCTCTGAAGACCCGCTGATCTCGGGTGTGTTTGCGGCAGCTTGCACCAAAGGTATTATGAAGGGCGGATCCAACGCGACCCTGAAGCACTTTGCCTGCAACAATCAGGAGAAACACCGCAGCAAGGTCGATGCTGTAGTCTCGGAGCGTGCCCTGCGTGAGATATACCTGAAAGGGTTCGAAATTGCCGTGAAACAAGGCGGCGCCAATTCTATCATGACCTCCTACAACCCGATTAACGGACACTGGGCTGCATCCAACTATGATCTGAACACGACGATTCTTCGCGGAGAGTGGAATTTCGACGGGATTGTTATGACAGACTGGTGGGCCATTATGAACGATGTGGTCGAAGGCGGAGAGGCTGACCGCAAATATACAAACTGGATGATTCGTGCCCAGAACGATCTGTACATGGTTGTGCCGAACTATGGCGCAGAGATTAACGGCTGGGATGATAACACGATTGAATCCCTGGCAAATGGAACCCTGACACGCGGAGAGCTCCAGCGCTCGGCGATCAATATTTGCAAGTTCATCATGAATGCACCGGTTTCCTCGAGAAAACACGAAATCGTGGAGAACGTGGCTTCCTTCCAGGCCAATGCATCCCTTGCTGCCGACCGGGCCCAGGCTCTGGCTGAGAATGCACAGGTGAAGCCTGCTGTAAGCGAGCCAGTCTACATGAAAGTGGACGAGGCAGGCCAATATCGGATTATCGTACAGATCATGTCCCCTGAGCCGGAACTGGCGCAAAGCGCATGTAATGTGCTTTTGAATGACCAGTTGATGACGACCATTCAGACCAATGGTACAGAAGGCAAATGGATCAGACAGAAGCTTGTAAAAGTAGAGCTGGAAGCAGGGCTGTATGAGTTGAAGCTGGACTTCACCAAACCGGGTCTGCAGATCGACTGGATTGAATTCAAACAGGTCTAG
- a CDS encoding Gfo/Idh/MocA family protein encodes MSKLKVAVIGAGSISDCHLQAYASNPDVEIYAICDLNEARAADMAKKYDATHVFTDYKELLALPEIHSVSICTWNDSHAEISIAALDAGKNVLCEKPLCQTVEDALEVEKAVHRSGKLLQVGFVRRYSDNAQILKKFIDAGELGEIYYAKASSLRRLGNPGGWFSDINRSGGGPLIDIGVHVIDICWYLMGRPKVKSVSANVSNRLGNRAHIKNLSFYKAADYDADQNTVEDMANALIRFENGASLLVDVSFTLHAKADETSVKLYGDKGGAELEPEISIIGEKFNTILNMTPQVDFKSFDFMGSFRNEINHFIDSTQGRKETLSPVEDGVEVMKMLCAIYESAREGREISL; translated from the coding sequence ATGTCCAAATTGAAAGTCGCCGTCATCGGTGCCGGATCAATATCCGATTGCCACCTGCAAGCCTATGCCAGTAATCCAGACGTTGAAATATACGCCATATGCGACCTGAATGAAGCACGTGCCGCAGACATGGCAAAAAAATATGATGCAACTCATGTATTCACCGACTACAAGGAACTGCTGGCCTTGCCCGAGATTCATTCCGTCAGCATCTGTACATGGAACGATTCACACGCAGAGATCAGCATTGCCGCACTGGACGCGGGCAAAAACGTGCTGTGTGAGAAGCCGCTATGCCAAACCGTAGAAGATGCCCTCGAAGTAGAGAAAGCCGTTCATCGCAGCGGCAAGCTGCTGCAGGTCGGTTTTGTACGCCGCTATAGCGACAATGCGCAGATTCTGAAGAAGTTCATCGATGCGGGTGAGCTGGGCGAGATCTATTATGCCAAAGCATCCAGCCTGCGTCGCCTCGGTAACCCGGGCGGCTGGTTCTCGGATATTAATCGTTCCGGCGGCGGTCCGCTGATTGATATTGGTGTGCATGTCATCGATATTTGCTGGTACCTGATGGGCAGACCAAAGGTGAAATCCGTTTCTGCCAACGTGTCCAATCGACTCGGCAATCGTGCCCATATCAAGAACCTGTCCTTTTACAAAGCCGCAGACTATGACGCTGACCAGAACACGGTTGAGGACATGGCGAATGCCCTGATTCGTTTCGAAAATGGGGCAAGCCTGCTTGTGGATGTCAGCTTCACACTTCATGCGAAAGCGGATGAAACCTCAGTCAAACTGTACGGCGACAAGGGCGGTGCCGAATTGGAGCCGGAAATCTCGATCATTGGCGAGAAATTCAACACCATTTTGAATATGACCCCACAGGTCGATTTCAAATCCTTCGATTTTATGGGCTCGTTCCGCAATGAGATCAACCATTTTATCGACAGCACACAGGGCCGCAAGGAAACGCTTAGTCCGGTAGAGGACGGCGTTGAAGTGATGAAAATGCTCTGCGCCATCTACGAGTCTGCACGCGAGGGACGCGAAATTTCACTGTAA
- a CDS encoding copper homeostasis protein CutC, producing MKRQPILEVIAVDAADARAAEQGGADRIELVSAMSEGGLTPSVGITQQVVSQVSIPVYVMIRPHSRSFCYSAEDIRVMTQEVRIARELGASGIVVGALSEGGEVDLAAMESCLAEAQGLGVTFHRAIDVSVSLTGTLHSISTLGPVERVLTSGGKRTAPEAISELKQLHELSQALDITVMAGSGVTLDRIRDLVRQTGITEIHMGSGVRYEGSFHKPIHPQMVEEAKQHLLSAFQSTK from the coding sequence ATGAAGAGACAGCCCATATTGGAAGTGATTGCAGTAGATGCAGCAGACGCCAGGGCAGCCGAGCAGGGTGGAGCAGATCGAATTGAACTGGTCTCTGCCATGTCTGAAGGAGGCCTCACCCCCAGCGTTGGCATTACCCAGCAAGTGGTGTCCCAAGTTTCCATTCCGGTATACGTGATGATTCGTCCGCATAGCCGCTCGTTCTGCTATAGCGCCGAGGACATCCGTGTTATGACCCAGGAGGTGCGTATAGCTAGAGAACTTGGAGCATCTGGCATTGTAGTCGGTGCCTTGTCGGAAGGCGGAGAGGTTGATCTTGCAGCCATGGAGTCATGTCTAGCCGAAGCACAGGGACTTGGGGTTACATTTCATCGGGCCATAGATGTGAGCGTAAGTCTGACAGGAACACTCCATTCCATCAGCACGTTGGGACCGGTCGAACGTGTACTGACATCTGGAGGAAAACGCACAGCACCTGAAGCCATTTCTGAATTGAAACAGCTCCATGAACTGAGTCAGGCGTTGGATATAACGGTAATGGCTGGCTCAGGGGTAACCTTGGATAGGATTAGGGATTTGGTAAGGCAAACGGGTATCACGGAAATACATATGGGTTCAGGTGTCCGATATGAAGGCAGTTTTCATAAGCCCATTCATCCGCAGATGGTTGAAGAAGCCAAGCAGCATCTGTTAAGTGCATTCCAATCCACGAAATGA
- a CDS encoding glycoside hydrolase family 35 protein: MAVLTYQGSQFMYDNKPVQILSGAIHYFRVVPEYWEDRLLKLKACGFNTVETYVPWNFHEPQPGQYRFEGMADLERFIQIAADVGLYVIVRPSPYICAEWEFGGLPSWLLADDAIRLRCNDEQFLANVDRYYDVLLPKLQPFLSTRGGPIIAMQIENEYGSFGNDASYLKYLRDGMVRRGIDVLLFTSDGPTDHMLQAGSVPGHLATVNFGSGTQGAFAKLRTYQAEEPLMCMEYWNGWFDHWGESHHTRDAEDVASVFEEMLQERASVNFYMFHGGTNFGFYNGANCQQKNQYEPTITSYDYDSLLSESGEPTAKFHAVRELIARYSGRDMGELVLPESKGTFAYGRVELTEQAELLRQVDNISVPVQRTNPEPMEKLGQDYGFILYQTRISGPRERQELVVQEVHDRALVFVDGQFQGVLERGNDALSVSFEVPAEGANLSILVENMGRINYGPYLRDPKGITEGVRHGFQFLFDWTIHCLPLTELSGLQFGERSKDMEGPAFYRGNFQVNEAQDTFLRLDPWTKGVVYVNGFNLGRYWDKGPQKTLYVPAPLLRQGVNEIIVFELHKTTDQAVTFVNKPDLG; this comes from the coding sequence ATGGCGGTTCTGACCTATCAAGGTTCACAATTCATGTATGATAACAAGCCTGTTCAAATTTTGTCAGGAGCCATCCATTATTTCAGGGTAGTCCCTGAATATTGGGAAGATCGGCTATTGAAGCTGAAGGCTTGCGGATTTAATACCGTGGAGACATACGTGCCGTGGAATTTTCATGAACCACAGCCGGGACAGTATCGTTTTGAAGGCATGGCGGATCTGGAGCGTTTTATTCAGATTGCAGCAGATGTGGGTCTGTATGTGATTGTCCGTCCGAGTCCTTATATATGTGCCGAATGGGAATTCGGGGGATTGCCTTCCTGGCTGCTGGCTGATGATGCCATACGTCTTCGATGTAATGATGAGCAGTTTCTGGCGAATGTGGACCGTTATTATGATGTGCTTTTGCCCAAATTGCAACCGTTCCTCAGCACCCGAGGCGGACCAATCATCGCGATGCAGATCGAAAACGAATACGGCAGCTTCGGAAATGATGCGAGTTACCTGAAATATTTGCGCGACGGCATGGTGCGGCGTGGTATCGATGTACTGCTCTTTACCTCGGATGGTCCGACAGACCACATGCTGCAGGCTGGATCAGTGCCAGGGCACCTGGCTACGGTCAATTTTGGCTCAGGGACGCAAGGGGCTTTTGCCAAGCTGCGTACATATCAAGCCGAAGAACCATTGATGTGTATGGAGTACTGGAACGGTTGGTTTGATCACTGGGGAGAATCACATCACACTCGTGATGCGGAGGATGTAGCTAGTGTATTCGAAGAGATGCTGCAAGAAAGAGCTTCAGTTAACTTTTATATGTTCCATGGCGGAACAAACTTCGGATTCTACAACGGGGCAAACTGTCAGCAAAAGAATCAATACGAGCCAACCATTACAAGTTATGATTACGACTCTCTGCTTAGCGAATCAGGGGAGCCGACAGCAAAATTCCATGCAGTACGTGAGCTTATTGCCCGGTATAGCGGCCGCGATATGGGAGAGCTTGTGCTGCCTGAATCAAAGGGTACCTTTGCTTACGGGCGAGTGGAGTTGACGGAACAGGCCGAACTGTTGAGACAGGTGGACAATATCTCGGTCCCAGTTCAGCGAACCAATCCGGAACCGATGGAAAAGCTCGGTCAGGATTATGGATTTATTTTGTACCAAACCCGAATTTCCGGGCCAAGAGAGCGACAGGAGCTGGTGGTTCAAGAGGTGCATGACCGCGCGCTGGTGTTTGTGGATGGTCAATTCCAGGGCGTGCTGGAACGCGGCAATGATGCTTTGTCAGTATCCTTTGAAGTGCCTGCTGAAGGTGCGAACCTATCGATCCTTGTTGAAAACATGGGGCGAATCAACTATGGACCTTACCTGAGAGATCCGAAGGGCATTACAGAGGGAGTACGTCATGGCTTTCAATTTCTATTCGATTGGACCATTCATTGTCTGCCGCTGACAGAGCTATCCGGATTGCAATTCGGCGAACGATCTAAAGATATGGAGGGTCCGGCATTTTACCGGGGGAACTTTCAAGTCAACGAAGCGCAGGATACCTTTCTGCGTCTGGACCCTTGGACCAAGGGTGTCGTTTATGTAAACGGCTTCAATCTGGGGCGATATTGGGATAAAGGGCCGCAAAAAACCTTGTACGTTCCTGCGCCGCTGCTGCGACAAGGTGTAAATGAAATCATCGTGTTTGAGCTGCATAAGACGACCGATCAGGCAGTAACTTTTGTAAATAAGCCAGATTTGGGCTAG